A segment of the Bacillus licheniformis DSM 13 = ATCC 14580 genome:
CCAGTTCAAGGCCGATGACTTTATCGATTTCCGAATCCTTTGCTGTCAGCATAATGATGGGCATATCATATTTTTTGCGGACTTCACGGCACACTTCCACACCGTCTTTATTCGGAAGCATGATGTCGAGCAGAATCATATCAGGGTTGAGATCCTCAACCATCTGAAGCGCTTCATTGCCGTCGTATGCGCAATGGACTTCATAGCCCTCTTTTTTCAGATTAAACTCTAAAATATCAGCAATCGGCTTTTCATCATCTACAACTAGTATCTTTTTTTCCATTATTCATTCCTCCTGGTTCAGAGTTTGGATACAGCCAGCGGATGGCTGTCTATGTTTTATATCAAAGTACACTGCATGTCATCATTAAAAAAACACTTTCTAGAAATCGAAATAGATTTCTTATACATTATAACGTTTATGAAGCAAAAGTTAAAAAAATAGTTCAAAGGAAAACGTTTGGAAATTAAATCCACGCTTTATTTTTCCGCTTTTATCACAACAATTAAATTTTTGTGACTTTTTTTACTGAAAAATGAAACATTTTATGCTTCAAAGCCGTCTATATAGTAACGTCTTCTTCTTCGGCCGGGTTACCGGCCTCCCTTTTTTTCTCCTTTTCATTCCTTCAGCATTTTTATTTCATTGATTTCAGCTAAAAGAAAACGCATCTGCTTAAAAACAGACGCGCTTTTTAGAGTGGCTCGGGACGGAATCGAACCGCCGACACACGGATTTTCAGTCCGTTGCTCTACCAACTGAGCTACCGAGCCGGGTATGTATGTAACTTTTTATAAAATGGCGGTCCGGACGGGACTCGAACCCGCGACCTCCTGCGTGACAGGCAGGCATTCTAACCAACTGAACTACCGGACCTTGCATGATTACAGTACCTGCTGCGGAGAAGAATCGTGGTCTCCTCCGGAGCAAGCGGGGATTTAGCAATAACGCTAAAGTAAATCAATGACCCGTACGGGATTCGAACCCGTGTTACCGCCGTGAAAGGGCGGTGTCTTAACCACTTGACCAACGGGCCAGGGAAATGGTGAGCCATGAAGGACTCGAACCTTCGACCCTCTGATTAAAAGTCAGATGCTCTACCAACTGAGCTAATGGCTCAAGATTAAATGACACCCTTAAAATAACGACGTCCACATCTCAGGAAGCTTTTTCGGGATGTCTCTCGATGTGTACGCTGAAGCGAATTCTCCGAAGCGTATTCGGACGTGCTCTACCAACTGAGCTAATGGCTCGTCTCGTTGTTTTCGCAACAACGAGATTTATATTATCATAGAACGAACAGAAGTGGCAATATATTTTTTTATTTTTTTCTATTATTTTTTCCCTTCGTGATGATACTCCGCCCCTTCGCGGTTCAGCCAGTGCATGATTCCATTCGGATGGAATACAGACAACAGCCGGTCAGCTTCATGAAGCGGCACCCACTTGGCTTCAACAATGTTCTCGTCAAACGTGATGGCATCCGGACGGTCGGTGATCCGTGCTCTAAAGACGATGAAATATACATGCTCGCTGCTGATCACCGCTTCATTTACGGCTAAAATATCAAGAGGCTGAATTCCATAGCCAGTTTCTTCCTTCATTTCTCTCGCCGCGGCTTCCGTCAGCGATTCTCCAGCTTCCACCTTGCCGCCCGGCAATGTCCATGATTGATTTTTCTTGTTTTTCACCATCAGAATGTTGTTCTCTTCCGCGAATGAATATACAACATCGACACGTTCCATCCGTTTGCCCTCCTTGTCATTGAAAAACAAAGCCCCTGCGGACTGCAGAGGCTCTTCTAGAATTTAGTTCGGACGATAAACGCTTCTCACCACATTTGTTTGAGAGCGGTCAGGACCGACTGAGAAAATGGAAAGCGGAATGCCTGTCAGCTGAGAAACTCGCTCAAGGTAATGGCGGGCATTTTCAGGCAGGTCGCTCAAGCTTTTCGCGCCCGTGATATCTTCGGTCCAACCCGGCATTTCTTCATAGACAGGCTCACATTCAGCGAGCGCTTTTAAGCTTGCCGGGAACTCTTCCAGGATCTCGCCGCGGTATTTGTAAGCGACACAGATTTTCAATGTTTCAATACCGGTCAATACGTCAATTGAATTTAATGAAAGGTCGGTAATTCCGCTGACGCGGCGGGCATGGCGGACAACCACGCTGTCAAACCAGCCGACGCGGCGCGGCCGACCTGTAGTTGTTCCGTATTCGCGGCCGACCTCACGGATTTGGTCTCCGATCTCATTGTTCAGCTCTGTTGGGAACGGACCGTCTCCGACACGCGTTGTGTAAGCTTTCGACACACCAACGACGTGCTGGATTTTTGTCGGTCCTACACCTGAGCCGATCGTCACGCCGCCGGCGACAGGGTTTGAAGACGTGACAAACGGATATGTCCCTTGGTCGATATCAAGCATAACTCCTTGCGCCCCTTCGAATAAGACGCGGCGGCCGTCATCAAGTGCGTCGTTTAAGACGACGGACGTATCGCAGACATATTGTTTGATCTGCTGGCCGTACTCATAGTATTCGTCTAAAATGTCTTCTATTTTAAATCCTTCCGCATCATACATTTTTTCTAGCAGACGGTTTTTTTCTTCCAAATTGCGGGCGAGCTTTTCTTCGAAAACGTCCCTGTCCAACAGATCGGCGATCCGGATTCCGACGCGAGCGGCTTTATCCATATAAGCCGGGCCGATTCCTTTTTTCGTCGTGCCGATTTTATTGGCCCCTTTCCGCTCTTCTTCGACCGCATCAAGCTTTAAGTGATACGGCAGAATGACATGGGCCCTGTTGGAGATTCTCAAGTTGTCCGTGCTGACGTTCCGCTCATGAAGATAAGCCAGCTCCGTTACCAATGCTTTCGGATCAACAACCATTCCGTTGCCGATCACACACGTTTTATCCTTATAAAAAATACCGGATGGAATCAAATGCAGTTTGTACGTTACCCCGTTGAATTTAATCGTATGTCCTGCGTTATTTCCGCCTTGGTACCGTGCGATTACCTCTGCATTTTCGGAAAGGAAATCGGTGATTTTGCCTTTTCCTTCGTCACCCCACTGCGTACCTACAA
Coding sequences within it:
- a CDS encoding NUDIX hydrolase, producing the protein MERVDVVYSFAEENNILMVKNKKNQSWTLPGGKVEAGESLTEAAAREMKEETGYGIQPLDILAVNEAVISSEHVYFIVFRARITDRPDAITFDENIVEAKWVPLHEADRLLSVFHPNGIMHWLNREGAEYHHEGKK
- a CDS encoding adenylosuccinate synthase: MSSVVVVGTQWGDEGKGKITDFLSENAEVIARYQGGNNAGHTIKFNGVTYKLHLIPSGIFYKDKTCVIGNGMVVDPKALVTELAYLHERNVSTDNLRISNRAHVILPYHLKLDAVEEERKGANKIGTTKKGIGPAYMDKAARVGIRIADLLDRDVFEEKLARNLEEKNRLLEKMYDAEGFKIEDILDEYYEYGQQIKQYVCDTSVVLNDALDDGRRVLFEGAQGVMLDIDQGTYPFVTSSNPVAGGVTIGSGVGPTKIQHVVGVSKAYTTRVGDGPFPTELNNEIGDQIREVGREYGTTTGRPRRVGWFDSVVVRHARRVSGITDLSLNSIDVLTGIETLKICVAYKYRGEILEEFPASLKALAECEPVYEEMPGWTEDITGAKSLSDLPENARHYLERVSQLTGIPLSIFSVGPDRSQTNVVRSVYRPN